The nucleotide window TATAAAAATATAAATACATGTACAGATTAATATAAACAAAAGTAAAGCCGGCTAATGTCGGCTTTACTTTTTTTTTCAGGACGTTACCAATGTAAGCGCACACTAACACAGCGTTCCTATTACAACGCCCTCTTTGCCAAACTATACAATGCCAAAAAAATGACAACTAACATGCTGTCAAAATAGACTTTTTTCCATTATGCCATTGACGAAAAAGCTATCTCAAACTATAAGAACGAGTATTAATTAATGTTACCCGTTAACGGAGGTAGTTGTGAAGTCTAGATTATTAGGAATTCTTTCCTTATTGGTTCTCGTTCTCGCGTTGACCGCGTGTGATGGTTCAAGTGGTAGCAGCAGTAGCAGCAGTAGTGGTGCTAAAGGCGCTGTTGCTGCGGCACCAATGCAATTGGCAAAAGTGTTTGGCCTTTCCGCTGAAGGTGCCGAAGTACTTATTGGCACAACAAACAATCGTGGTGCTTTTACTGCAAACAGCAACACTTCAAAACTGCAGTTCCCAGCAGTTGTTTGGTCTGTTGGTGGTTGGAACGTCAATGACGATCCAACTGACGCAAGCAAAGAATTTAAAGGTACACTTAAAGGCGTAATGGCATCTGCTGACAGTGCTGTTTACCTTACACCTGCAAACTCCCTTGTTGCTGCTTTCTTTGAAAAGTCAGGCAACCTTGCTGAAGCACAGCAACAGGTTGAAAGCTTACTTAAAAATGAAATGGGTCTCAAGATGACAGATCCATTGGGTAACCCTCTTACCGACCTTAACGAATCTGAAATCGTTGCTAAATCCTTGATGCACCTCATTGGCGCTGGTGATGAAAACAACGCCGCATCTATGGAAAAGTTTTCCAAAACAATCAGCGACGTAGCTGAAGCGATGAACACAGGAATGACTTTTACTGAAGTTTTAAAAGTTATGCCAGAAAGTCCGTTCTTCGGTCACACTGACACTCTTTGCAATTGTGTTGAAGATGAAATGGACGCTATCGTTGCAGAAGCCAAAGCTTCTCTTGGTGACTTGGGTGACCTTACTGAACTTGAAGACAATGCTAAAATAACAGATACTTCAACGTACCCTATTGCTTTAGAGTTTGATGGCCTTAGCAGCACTGAAAAAGCATCTGGAACTCAAGGTGCTGTTGTCATTAAAACATTTAAAGCAGTAGTCACCAAAGCTGACGGCAATGCTGTGGTTACCCAGACACTTCATTTAACATCCATCGCTAATGGTGTGTTAAATGATGGTACAGCTGATATGGTAGTTGGCGTAGATTCAGATGTACCAGCAGCTCAGGATGTTACCTTTACAGTTGCTATTCCAGCAGACGCAACCTTCCCGTACACAGCGTCATTCACACTGGAAACTGTTGAAAGCGACGACACTCTGCCAACATTTAGCCGCACATACACTATCACCTTTATTGGTGCAGACGAATTCGCGGTCAAAGAAGTTGCGTACAATGGTGATAAGTTATTTGCTTTTGCTACTCCTAGCACTGATGATGGAAAAATTGCTGAAGGTGCTACCGCATCTATTGCTGCAGATTCTTTTAAGGCAGATGTAGAGCTCGTTAACTCTATTGATGAGTCTTTAGTTGATGGCAATATGGATGTTCGTTTCATCGCGCCAGCAGGTCTTGCTTTCAACGACTCATCTGAAAACTCAGATATCGTAACCGTTGAATCCTTTACCAAATCTGGTACGACCTACACAGCAACTCCTGATGCTGCATACAGCTTCATCGCTAAAGATGATGTGGATGCCGGCTTCAAAACAGTTCGCATTCAGGTTCTTGATCAGGACGGTGAGACAATCGCTCAGACAGCTAAAGACATTGTCTTTGTTCCAGAAGATCAGAAAAAGAACCTTACTCGTGCAAACTTGACCGAAAAAACTATCTCAAATGCAATACCTGCAGTTGGAAAGCTCCCAATTACAGGCATCTCTCTTGATGGTTCCTACAGAACTTGGGAAAAAGAAGCAGATCCAGCAAAAACAACTGGCGGACTCACTTCAATTCCAGCAGATAGCAAAGTAATTCTCATGAGCAAAACTGGTGATAAAGTATTCGTCAATGCAATGAATGAACTCGTTGACCGCATTGATATCACCGTTACTATGAAAGATGACTTTACATTTGAGTCATCGGCCCCATTCGCTTTTGACTACTACTACAACAACGCTAACGATGATATCAAAATGGTATTCATGTTGGATCCGTTAAATGATCCTAACAACAATATCGAATCATCCAACGTTCTCAAGCTTCGTTTTGATCCAGCACCTTAGTCTCTTATAGACTAAAATGCATTCAAGGGCTGTGCCTTACGGCACAGCCCTTTTTTTATTGACCATTCTTACTCATTATAATTAACTATCGCATGCAAGCTCAATCATCACTCTCGTATTTTCCAACTTCTTTTCGCAATATTGCCATTGCGATTTGCCTTGTATTGGCTTTCCAAACGTACCTACATATTGCAAACAGTACAGCATATACTAAATCCAGTTTAAATACGTATGCAGGAGAGCCGTTACTCACAACTCCTGATGGGTATTTTTTCATGCGGTACGCTCGGGAATGGCAACAAGGAAAATACGAAAGTACCCCTGAATTACGGCTTGCACCACGTCCAGCGCATGTTCCGCCATTGTCACTTATTGCTGGAGCAATATCTTCAGCAAGCACCATTTCGCTTGAAAAGGTTGCATTCTACCTCACACCCGTACTCGCATGCACCATTTTTATCATTACAATATGGTCAGGACTTGCCCTTAACTGTGGTGTTCTGCCTGCTGTTGCATGCTCCGCATTCACAGCCGTTTCTCCAGTTTGGTTCGCACGCACGAGGCTTGGGTATTTTGACACAGATAGTCTCAACCTCAGTATTTTTTGGTTAATTGCTCTATGCCTATACAAAGCAGATACTTCCTCAAAAAAAGCATACCCTCTTTGGATGGGGGCAGCAGCACTAAGCACACTACTGCTCCACTACTGGTGGCCACAAGCAGGCTTACCGTTCGCCGGAGTGTGGTGGGGAATCTACGCCGCCAGTATCTGCATTCCGTCTAATAAACGAGCACGAATTTTTAAACTTGTTCTTCTTGCCTGTGGCGCTTTGTTTGTTGGCTGGACTCTCTTTGGAGCGCTTGACCTAATTCCATCCCCATTAAAAGAAATCATGTCCAGCCTGCGCTCACATCTAGCTTTAAGCGCAAAAAAACAAAGCTCAATGTTTACAGGGACTGGCAGCACTATTGCTGAACTTACTCCGCTGACATTTAGCAAGCTGCCATTAAAGCTTGCAGGGCATTGGATCATTCTCTGCGCTATCCCCTTTGGTATAGTCGCAGCATGGCGAAAGAACGCATTATTAGCGTTCTATTTTACTTTACCGTTTCTCTTCTTCATTTTTGCTTCTGTGGCTATAGGGAACAGATTTTTGATGTTTGCCGTACCAGCATTCGGCTTTTTCTATGCAGCATTCCTCGTCGGACTCATAGAATTCGACATTTCAACTAAAATTAATAAATCACCAGCTGTTACAACTAAAATTATTGCCGCTTTATTTCTCTGCCTGCTCATCATTCCGGCAAGTGCTGATGTTAACAGGAAACTTAATCCAACATACAACCATAACGATGCTCTCCTCGCTCAATTAATTGACAAAAATGCATCTACTGATGCTAAAGTTTGGAACTGGTGGAGCCCGGGGTATTTTTTACAATATTACGCACAGCGCCCCACACAAATTGACGGCGGCCTTCAGGCTCCAGAGCGAACATTTATTTCTGCATTACCGTTTGCAACAAGCAGCCCAGTGCTGGCCAGGAACTGGATTAAACTATTTTCTGACAAGCCGTATGCATTACGTAAAATTACAAACTATTTGCATTCAACGCCCAAAGCTGTTGATTTCTTAAAACAGGCTCTCAGTAATCCACAAAGTGTTCCTGAATTAGTACTGCGGTATAAATTGCCAGATACTATTAACTGGCAAAGCTGGTTGTTCCCAAATCCAGAAGTCTACCTTTCGCTCTACAGCGATATGCTTGTAAAAAACACATGGCTTCCAATTGGATTATGGAATCCAAAAACACAACGCTCCCCAAGTGCGCCGATTATTTCAATCCCGCTTCAAAGTGTTCAAGTCGACCAGAAGCAAGGGGTTGTCGCTTTTTCAGCTAAAAAGTATCTCCCCTGCTCTCGAATGTATTACGT belongs to Halodesulfovibrio sp. MK-HDV and includes:
- a CDS encoding STT3 domain-containing protein translates to MRYAREWQQGKYESTPELRLAPRPAHVPPLSLIAGAISSASTISLEKVAFYLTPVLACTIFIITIWSGLALNCGVLPAVACSAFTAVSPVWFARTRLGYFDTDSLNLSIFWLIALCLYKADTSSKKAYPLWMGAAALSTLLLHYWWPQAGLPFAGVWWGIYAASICIPSNKRARIFKLVLLACGALFVGWTLFGALDLIPSPLKEIMSSLRSHLALSAKKQSSMFTGTGSTIAELTPLTFSKLPLKLAGHWIILCAIPFGIVAAWRKNALLAFYFTLPFLFFIFASVAIGNRFLMFAVPAFGFFYAAFLVGLIEFDISTKINKSPAVTTKIIAALFLCLLIIPASADVNRKLNPTYNHNDALLAQLIDKNASTDAKVWNWWSPGYFLQYYAQRPTQIDGGLQAPERTFISALPFATSSPVLARNWIKLFSDKPYALRKITNYLHSTPKAVDFLKQALSNPQSVPELVLRYKLPDTINWQSWLFPNPEVYLSLYSDMLVKNTWLPIGLWNPKTQRSPSAPIISIPLQSVQVDQKQGVVAFSAKKYLPCSRMYYVTPSSLSHDRFKHKGFVSIFVQNSAEGFAIQEKYFNATAFKLLFVYPSKTPGFTLVKYNPFIGGVWRVN